In the genome of Palaemon carinicauda isolate YSFRI2023 chromosome 20, ASM3689809v2, whole genome shotgun sequence, one region contains:
- the LOC137614463 gene encoding uncharacterized protein produces MGGLDNSGRVFLRSQDKTYIKGTHCVLCCSGVESGELSCARTFSMHEKLQNIAMGDFELMARLESARDAIAGDVLYHSLCLRNRARVTVCSEESSISQASHNAIFNQLKLEIQWRTCRGQAVLVSECWSRFQDLCNEQSLVVPYYYESRRAFFKYKLTKLLPDITIIPRQGTELEDDLLISSSLSQVDVCEILNTGSIDEHALKLPAYNENEMVQMVHVALYLRNLILQHTPNKKAELTEENAYASVPEGLYVFMAIMYGGSEILDVDDGDDTREVEQKNADKLRKGILDICQDLTYGVSNGKIIPPKQYSLGLAAHQISGRNKRLVNLLHNAGQTISYKQCLQADTALSEISLKNIDPETGAVPPLNLVLGRPIQFGTDNIDCLKESAIAGHNAGYHGTQQVSFQPGPTHEQSISDIAFSKYTIDVPDVVHKVIELNKTVVKEPPFHLSESDVNSLFDMETMNSGNRSFREAKAKDLVFNVVRSAIDIHKKKTSNWTEFNKELHKSDKRPATIVGLMPLLNAKADDHDTINTCIERAKVIADKVGDDHVWFVADQAIYAPAQETIWTRGDSNVHFRLGGLHSSNIYMGTIGDHIADSELPQLWVEAGILTEGDVDKILHGRDYKAGLRTHKITWQAAWRILMPQFLEFLNKSHLDIYDDINTTSKAEDPVQPLLTRINTSEFFDVLEEFLAMKKQDKNFCFFWTYMDMVQVLLAFTRAQRLDDFKLHLNSFTRMVASFMRYDHQKYAKWGSIYIAEMKCLPSAVLTRFETDGYGVQWRDEASFTSVDVDHATEWVNAAAKTSGGLSTITQIDSATLKWMLSFHARSTITTNACDYYNVSQNENDLTPSELKLEARYEDKLVEQMLKYNLFEGRNPDKLTTIINKDVAPPQIEESLLESESKGQEEVKRFMKESVISSRSVVKRAPSISANSPHLARRERKGEEEEKKTSRDNEEMRRTWQLMMLCEVENTDILAKRERIHEDGTVEDE; encoded by the exons atgggtggtttggataattctggaagagtattccttagaagtcaggACAAAACTTACATAAAGGGCACTCACTGTGTGTTATGTTGTTCTGGGGTAGAAAGTGGTGAGCTGTCATGTGCCAGAACATTCAGTATGCACGAAAAGTTACAAAACATTGCTATGGGTGATTTTGAACTTATGGCAAGATTGGAATCTGCTCGGGATGCTATAGCTGGTGATGTCCTTTATCACTCACTATGTTTACGTAATCGAGCTCGTGTAACAGTATGCAGTGAGGAAAGTAGCATAAGCCAAGCTTCTCATAACGCTATATTCAATCAACTGAAACTGGAAATTCAATGGCGCACGTGTCGGGGTCAAGCAGTTTTAGTATCTGAATGCTGGAGTCGATTTCAAGACCTATGTAATGAACAGTCTTTGGTGGTACCTTATTATTATGAATCAAGACGTGCATTCTttaagtacaaacttacaaaactCTTGCCTGATATAACTATTATTCCTCGCCAAGGTACAGAACTTGAAGATGATCTCCTTATCTCTTCTTCGTTATCCCAGGTAGATGTCTGTGAAATTTTGAACACTGGTTCTATTGATGAACATGCTTTGAAACTAcctgcatataatgaaaatgaaatggtcCAGATGGTTCATGTTGCACtatatttaaggaatttgatactacAGCATACTCCAAATAAGAAAGCCGAACTTACAGAGGAGAATGCATATGCATCAGTACCTGAAGGTCTGTATGTATTCATGGCCATAATGTATGGTGGCTCAGAAATACTGGATGTAGATGATGGAGATGATACCCGAGAAGTTGAGCAGAAAAATGCTGACAAGCTAAGAAAAGGGATTTTAGATATTTGTCAGGACTTGACTTACGGAGTCAGTAATGGCAAAATCATTCCCCCAAAACAGTATTCACTCGGTCTAGCAGCTCACCAGATCTCAGGGAGGAATAAACGACTTGTCAATCTCCTCCACAATGCAGGACAGACTATTTCATACAAACAGTGTCTGCAAGCTGACACCGCATTATCCGAGATATCTCTCAAGAATATAGATCCGGAGACTGGTGCAGTTCCTCCGCTCAATTTGGTACTAGGGCGACCCATACAATTTGGTACGGACAATATTGACTGTCTAAAAGAATCTGCAATTGCAGGACACAATGCTGGTTATCATGGCACTCAGCAGGTCAGTTTCCAACCAGGCCCAACTCATGAACAATCTATCTCCGACATAGCTTTTTCTAAATACACAATTGATGTACCTGATGTGGTGCATAAGGTGATTGAGCTTAACAAAACTGTTGTAAAGGAACCACCCTTCCATCTATCAGAAAGCGACGTTAACAGTCTATTTGATATGGAAACCATGAACAGCGGGAATAGATCATTCAGAGAAGCCAAAGCCAAAGACTTAGTATTTAATGTGGTTAGATCAGCAATAGACATACACAAGAAAAAAACCTCAAACTGGACAGAGTTCAACAAGGAACTACATAAGAGTGACAAGCGCCCTGCTACCATTGTTGGACTGATGCCACTTCTTAATGCCAAGGCAGACGACCATGATACCATTAACACATGTATAGAGCGAGCTAAGGTCATTGCAGATAAAGTTGGTGATGACCATGTGTGGTTTGTTGcagatcaggctatttatgccccAGCACAGGAGACCATATGGACTCGAGGAGACAGTAATGTGCATTTCCGTTTAGGAGGACTCCACTCTTCTAATATATACATGGGAACGATAGGGGATCATATTGCTGATTCAGAACTTCCACAGTTGTGGGTCGAGGCAGGCATTCTAACTGAAGGGGATGTAGATAAGATACTTCATGGCCGTGATTACAAAGCCGGTCTGAGAACGCATAAGATAACATGGCAGGCTGCTTGGAGAATATTGATGCCTCAATTCTTAGAGTTTTTAAATAAGTCTCATCTTGATATCTATGATGACATAAACACCACATCAAAAGCTGAAGATCCAGTACAACCGCTCCTCACACGTATCAACACATCAGAGTTCTTTGATGTCCTAGAAGAATTTCTGGCTATGAAGAAGCAGGACAAGAACTTTTGCTTCTTCTGGACCTACATGGATATGGTACAAGTTCTGCTTGCCTTCACACGTGCTCAGCGATTGGACGACTTTAAGCTACATCTCAACTCCTTCACGAGAATGGTTGCATCCTTTATGCG CTACGATCACCAAAAATATGCTAAATGGGGTAGCATATACATTGCAGAGATGAAGTGTTTGCCTTCTGCTGTTCTGACTCGTTTTGAGACTGATGGGTACGGGGTTCAGTGGAGGGATGAGGCATCTTTCACATCTGTGGACGTAGATCATGCAACTGAATGGGTGAATGCTGCTGCAAAAACATCAGGTGGACTTTCTACCATCACACAGATTGACAGTGCTACACTTAA gTGGATGTTGTCATTTCATGCAAGGTCGACTATCACTACCAATGCATGTGACTACTATAATGTCAGCCAGAATGAAAATGACTTGACACCAAGTGAACTGAAGCTTGAAGCTAGGTATGAAGACAAGCTGGTTGAACAGATGCTTAAGTATAACTTGTTTGAAGGACGTAACCCAGATAAGCTAACAACAATCATCAATAAAGATGTAGCTCCTCCCCAAATTGAAGAGTCATTATTAGAAAGTGAATCTAAAGGCCAGGAAGAGGTGAAAAGGTTTATGAAGGAAAG